In Helicobacter ibis, the following are encoded in one genomic region:
- a CDS encoding polyprenyl synthetase family protein, with translation MEALDQISNKIMCFLKELNSPYVLEMIQNLQSGKMLRSKLALNIAGISEDSILLCAIIEMIQSASLFHDDVIDNAKIRRNKPSINATFGDKHAIMLGDVFYSKAFFELSKFGNIEIAQIISNSVVQLSIGEILDVKMSDEFNSDESRYLDMIELKTASLIEATAKSAAILANKDSESFGLYGRNLGLAFQIIDDILDITQTSSTLGKPSLSDFKEGKSTLPYIYLYHHLDKGGKDRLLECFGRKLSDDEQSWIVENLHSSGAIKKSHTLAQKLAQDGIEAIINQSCDKLIEIMENMICRDF, from the coding sequence ATGGAGGCTTTGGATCAAATTAGCAATAAGATTATGTGTTTCTTAAAAGAGCTTAACTCCCCTTATGTGCTAGAAATGATACAAAATTTACAAAGTGGTAAAATGCTACGAAGCAAACTTGCATTAAACATAGCAGGAATTAGTGAAGATAGTATTTTGTTATGTGCCATTATTGAGATGATTCAGAGTGCTTCATTGTTTCATGATGATGTAATTGATAATGCCAAGATAAGGCGAAATAAGCCTTCAATTAATGCGACATTTGGAGACAAACATGCAATTATGCTTGGAGATGTGTTTTATTCTAAAGCGTTTTTTGAGCTTAGTAAATTTGGCAATATCGAGATTGCACAAATAATTTCTAATTCTGTAGTTCAATTATCTATTGGTGAGATTTTAGATGTAAAGATGAGTGATGAGTTTAATAGTGATGAATCAAGATATCTAGATATGATAGAGCTAAAGACTGCATCATTAATTGAAGCAACTGCAAAAAGTGCTGCTATTTTGGCAAATAAAGATTCAGAATCTTTTGGGCTTTATGGCAGAAATCTTGGTTTAGCATTTCAAATTATTGATGATATTTTGGATATTACGCAGACTTCAAGCACACTTGGTAAACCATCTTTGAGTGATTTTAAAGAAGGAAAAAGCACACTTCCTTACATATATCTATATCACCACTTGGATAAAGGCGGAAAAGATAGGCTTTTAGAATGTTTTGGTAGAAAATTAAGCGATGATGAGCAATCTTGGATTGTGGAGAATCTGCACTCAAGTGGTGCGATTAAAAAATCACATACTTTAGCACAGAAATTAGCACAAGATGGGATTGAAGCAATAATCAATCAATCTTGTGATAAACTTATAGAAATAATGGAAAACATGATTTGTAGGGATTTTTAG
- a CDS encoding DUF2018 family protein — MDHIFEGLPQDKWLDIIFNASRTLSSKELHRILERLATLEILLEKRLGESWEEELNYIVNSEESSEEIHRYTQNIAIDSMGKILSQNE; from the coding sequence ATGGATCATATTTTTGAAGGATTACCACAAGATAAGTGGTTGGACATTATTTTTAATGCTTCAAGAACACTATCAAGCAAAGAATTGCATAGAATCTTAGAAAGATTAGCAACTTTAGAGATACTCTTAGAAAAAAGACTTGGAGAATCATGGGAAGAAGAGCTAAACTACATAGTAAATAGCGAAGAATCTTCAGAAGAGATTCATAGATATACTCAAAATATCGCAATAGATTCTATGGGTAAAATATTAAGCCAAAATGAGTAG